The Algoriphagus halophilus genome window below encodes:
- the mfd gene encoding transcription-repair coupling factor yields MDRQAFLSIYQSDPIFQTLSHELNKKEKFLLQLKGLSGSLDMVLFASYYRQHGGFHLIIATDKEQAAYLNSDLQNLLNTEDHMIFPSSFKRAYQYEEVDNANVLLRSEILNLILDAKTDSRIIITYPEALYERVINKRSLKENTFTASVGESVDMEFVSEVLTSYDFEKIDFVYEPGQFAIRGGILDVFSFSNEHPYRLELFGKEIESIRTFDPESQLSIANVDEISLIPNVQTKLLQEVRQSFLSFLPENCKIWYKDYQLNLDVMDECFHKAEQAFDTIANQTQTDKLMLKPSDLFDKGKDFQALATNHSQIEFGKQFYLRGGKEIKWDSQPQPSFNKNFDLLVSNLSENEKKGFTNILTAENEKQIERLLGIFRELDPTLQVQSMLLGLREGFEDRILKLVCYTDHQLFERFHRYKTKNKASKSKALTIKELKALHPGDYIVHVDYGVGRFAGLEKVDVNGKLQEAVRLVFRDDDLLYVNIHSLHKISKYSGQEGTMPSMSKLGSPEWDNKKKKVKRQVKDIAKDLISLYAKRRSAPGFAFSRDSVLQVELESSFIYEDTPDQAMSTADVKADMEKSYPMDRLVCGDVGFGKTEVAIRAAFKAVNDRKQVAVLVPTTILAMQHYQTFCERLENLPVKVEYINRFRTAKQVKEIVNQVKTGEIDILVGTHKIVNKDIVFKDLGLLIIDEEQKFGVKVKDQLKNLRVNVDVLTLTATPIPRTLHFSLMGARDLSVIATPPPNRQPVTTEVATFQEETIRDAVAYELRRGGQVFFVHNRVGEIDSIANLIMKLVPDARVVGAHGQMDGKKLEKIMVDFINHEYDVLVSTNIIESGLDIPNANTIIINRAHMFGLSDLHQMRGRVGRSNKKAFCYLLTQPMSGLTPEARKRLQTLEEFSDLGDGFKVAMKDLDIRGAGNLLGAEQSGFITDLGFEMYHKILDEAVQELKENEFAALFEVDLKEKVKVLVQDCTIETDLELLIPEEYVTNISERLGLYSKLDTIKNEEELGKFSAMLVDRFGPLPDSVKDLMETVRLRWMAEKLGIEKLNLKGKQMKCYLLPSTRDDFYSSEVFGKIMKFVQLHAKQSKIKEYKNRLILTVSEIPTISKAQSALKEMSEV; encoded by the coding sequence TTGGATCGACAGGCATTTCTCTCCATCTACCAATCAGACCCGATTTTTCAAACACTTTCTCATGAATTAAATAAGAAAGAAAAATTCCTCTTGCAATTGAAAGGTCTTTCTGGAAGTCTTGATATGGTGCTTTTTGCAAGCTACTATCGCCAACATGGTGGTTTTCACTTAATCATCGCAACGGATAAAGAACAAGCTGCCTACCTCAATTCAGACCTTCAAAATCTGTTGAACACGGAAGATCATATGATTTTTCCCTCGAGCTTCAAGCGAGCTTACCAATACGAGGAAGTAGACAATGCCAATGTATTATTACGGTCTGAAATCCTAAACCTTATACTGGATGCCAAGACCGATTCCAGGATTATTATCACCTATCCAGAAGCGCTTTATGAACGGGTCATCAATAAAAGATCTTTGAAAGAAAATACGTTTACAGCTTCTGTTGGAGAATCTGTGGATATGGAATTCGTTTCCGAAGTTTTGACCAGCTATGATTTCGAAAAAATCGATTTTGTCTATGAACCTGGTCAATTTGCCATAAGAGGTGGAATTTTGGATGTGTTTTCTTTTTCAAATGAACACCCCTACCGTCTTGAACTTTTTGGAAAAGAAATTGAAAGTATTCGAACATTTGATCCGGAAAGCCAACTTTCCATTGCCAATGTGGATGAAATTTCACTGATTCCGAATGTTCAAACAAAACTACTCCAGGAAGTTCGCCAGTCATTTTTGAGCTTTCTACCTGAAAATTGCAAAATTTGGTATAAGGACTATCAGCTCAACCTTGATGTGATGGATGAGTGTTTCCATAAAGCTGAACAGGCTTTTGATACCATTGCTAATCAAACTCAGACTGACAAGCTTATGCTGAAGCCTTCGGATCTTTTTGATAAGGGAAAGGATTTTCAAGCATTGGCAACCAATCATTCTCAAATTGAATTTGGGAAGCAATTTTACCTTCGGGGAGGCAAAGAAATCAAATGGGACAGTCAGCCCCAACCTTCATTTAATAAGAATTTTGACTTATTGGTAAGTAATCTTTCTGAGAATGAGAAAAAAGGATTTACCAATATCCTGACTGCGGAAAATGAAAAACAGATAGAGCGTCTCCTGGGAATTTTCAGAGAATTGGATCCTACCCTTCAGGTGCAAAGTATGCTGCTGGGATTAAGAGAAGGATTCGAAGATCGAATTCTTAAGCTGGTTTGCTACACGGATCATCAGCTGTTCGAACGTTTCCACCGATACAAAACCAAAAACAAAGCCAGCAAATCCAAAGCCTTAACTATCAAAGAACTAAAGGCGCTACATCCCGGAGACTACATTGTGCATGTGGATTATGGCGTCGGCCGATTTGCAGGGTTGGAAAAGGTGGATGTGAATGGAAAACTTCAAGAGGCGGTAAGGTTGGTCTTCCGTGATGATGATTTGCTGTATGTAAATATTCACTCACTCCACAAAATCTCAAAATATTCCGGGCAAGAAGGCACCATGCCTTCCATGTCAAAATTAGGTTCTCCAGAGTGGGACAACAAAAAGAAAAAGGTAAAGCGGCAGGTCAAAGACATAGCCAAAGATTTGATCTCCTTGTACGCAAAAAGAAGATCTGCCCCCGGTTTTGCATTCAGTAGGGATTCCGTACTGCAGGTGGAGTTGGAGTCTTCGTTCATCTATGAAGATACACCGGATCAGGCAATGTCTACGGCAGATGTGAAAGCCGATATGGAAAAATCCTATCCGATGGATCGTTTGGTTTGTGGAGATGTGGGTTTTGGCAAGACAGAAGTGGCCATACGTGCTGCATTCAAAGCAGTCAACGATCGAAAGCAAGTGGCTGTCTTGGTTCCCACCACGATTTTGGCCATGCAACATTACCAGACTTTTTGTGAACGATTGGAAAACCTACCGGTAAAAGTGGAGTATATCAACCGATTCCGTACCGCCAAACAAGTCAAAGAGATTGTTAATCAGGTGAAAACAGGGGAAATAGACATTCTGGTCGGAACCCATAAAATCGTCAATAAAGACATCGTTTTCAAAGATTTAGGCTTGTTGATCATAGATGAGGAGCAAAAATTTGGAGTAAAAGTAAAAGACCAACTGAAAAACCTACGGGTCAATGTGGATGTATTGACATTGACAGCTACTCCAATTCCAAGGACCCTACATTTTTCACTGATGGGTGCCCGTGATTTGTCGGTCATTGCCACACCACCTCCAAATAGGCAACCCGTAACTACTGAAGTCGCGACTTTTCAAGAAGAAACCATCAGAGATGCTGTAGCCTATGAATTAAGAAGAGGTGGACAAGTATTTTTCGTTCACAATCGGGTAGGAGAAATTGATAGCATTGCCAATTTGATCATGAAACTGGTTCCTGATGCCCGAGTTGTTGGTGCCCATGGTCAGATGGATGGTAAAAAGCTCGAAAAAATCATGGTGGACTTTATCAATCATGAATACGATGTGCTCGTTTCTACCAACATCATAGAATCAGGATTGGATATTCCCAATGCCAACACAATCATCATTAACCGAGCTCATATGTTTGGTTTGAGTGATTTGCACCAAATGAGAGGAAGAGTAGGAAGAAGCAATAAAAAAGCCTTTTGCTATTTATTAACCCAACCAATGTCTGGCCTTACCCCTGAAGCAAGAAAAAGACTACAAACATTGGAGGAATTTTCTGATTTGGGAGATGGATTCAAAGTGGCTATGAAAGATCTCGATATCAGAGGTGCTGGAAACCTATTGGGAGCAGAACAAAGTGGATTTATTACTGATCTTGGATTTGAAATGTATCATAAAATACTGGATGAAGCAGTGCAGGAACTGAAGGAAAATGAGTTTGCTGCCCTATTCGAAGTAGATCTGAAAGAGAAAGTGAAAGTCTTGGTACAGGATTGTACCATTGAAACAGATTTGGAACTATTGATCCCAGAAGAATATGTAACCAATATTTCAGAAAGATTGGGACTCTATTCCAAACTGGATACCATTAAAAATGAAGAAGAACTGGGCAAATTCTCAGCGATGCTAGTTGATCGGTTTGGTCCATTGCCTGATTCGGTCAAGGATTTAATGGAAACGGTACGATTGAGATGGATGGCAGAAAAATTGGGAATTGAGAAACTAAATTTGAAAGGAAAGCAAATGAAATGCTACCTACTTCCTTCTACCAGAGATGATTTCTATTCCTCTGAGGTATTTGGGAAGATTATGAAATTTGTTCAGTTACATGCGAAGCAAAGTAAAATAAAGGAGTATAAAAATCGTTTGATTTTAACAGTGTCAGAAATTCCAACAATCTCAAAGGCACAAAGTGCTCTTAAAGAGATGTCTGAAGTCTAA